The Aeromonas jandaei genomic interval GTCATCACTTCGGCGGTCGCTTCCGGCTTGTTGTAGTAGCCGCGCATCACGGTGGGGGAACGCACCAGCAGCTCGTTGTTCTCACCCAGCTTCACTTCGATACCGTTCAGCACAGTGCCGATGGAACCCAGCTTGAACTGCTGATCTTCGTAGCAGCAGACGGTGGCGGTGGTTTCGGTCATGCCGTAGCCGTACTTGAGGTTGAGCCCCATCGCCTGGAAGAAGAGGTTCACATCGTCGGCGAGACGGGCTCCGGCCACTGGCAGGAAGCGGGTACGACCGCCAAAGCGGGCGCGCAGTTTGCGAAAAACCAGCCGCTCGGCAAGCCAGAGCTGGCCGTAGAGCAGGGGGGAGGCGGACTTGCCCGCCTGACGGGTGGCGACCATCTGCTTGCCGACCCGGGTGGCCCAGCCAAACAGGGCCTGACGCAGGCGCGGAGCCTGGGCAACCCGGGCCTGGATCATGGCGTAGGCCTTCTCGTAGAGGCGCGGTACGGCGCACATCACGGTCGGCTGCACGTCGCCAATCACATCCATCACCTTCTGCGGATCGCGGATGTAGACGTTCTCTGCGCCGCAATAGAGCACGTAGTAGCTCCAGGCGCGCTCGAACACGTGGCTGAGCGGCAGCATGCAGAGCGACACATCCTGCTCGTTCAGATCGAGGCGGCTGTTGTGCATCTCGAAGCAGGCGGCGATGTTGGCGAAATCGAGCATCACCCCTTTGGGCTCGCCGGTGGTGCCGGAGGTGTAGATCAGGGTCAGCAGATCGTCCATCCGGTACTGGCTTTCCCGTACCCGCAGCTCCTGCTCGCTGGGCTGATGGTTGCCGGAGACCAGAAACTCCTGAAAGTGGCTCGCTTGCGCGCAGCCGCGTAGGTTGACGCTGCCGTCGAGGGCAACGATTTGGCGGATCTCGCCGCTTTCAATCAGTTGCAGTGCCTGATCGAACTGGGGCTGCTCGCCGACAAACAGCAGGCCGATGTTGGCATCGCGCACGATATAGCGCAGCTGATCGAGGGTGCTGGTGGGGTAGATGGGGACGCTGACGCCGCGCGCGGCGAGGATGCCGAGATCGGCCTGAGTCCACTCCGGCATGTTGCGCGAATAGATGCCGACCATTTCGGTGGGCTGGTGTCCGGCGCGGATCAGGGCCTGGGCACAGTAGTCCATGGCCTGACCCAGAGTGCGCCAGCCGATGGCACGCCATTGACCATCCTGCTGAACGCGCAGGGCAGCCTTGTTGCCAAGCCGGGCAATACGCTCGCGCATCAATTGAACCAGATGAAGCTTCGGCATCAATCAAACATCCTTTCGTTACAGTTGTACGCCCACGAGGGCACTAAAAAGCGGGCTAGAGTTTAAACTCCAATATTACAGCTTACAAGTGTTCGCCGTTTGTTCTGGATCACAAAGAGGGCAAATAGCGCATCTTCTGCACAGTGCGAGCGGCTTGGTTGAGACCGGATCCGACGTTAGAAGCAGAAGCTCGGAAGGCAAGGGGAGTGGGCAAGCAAAGGGAAGCGGGAAATGGGGGAGAGGAGGGCTGGGTTCCCTCCTCGTTCAGTCACTATGTCGGTGGGTGGGATTGCCGGGATCAGCTGAAGTCGAACAGGCGCGACATCAACACGGCGTCTTCCCGATCCTGGCCGGTGCCATAGTAGCCGGCGCGGCGGCAATACTCGGCAAAACCGGCGCTCTCGTAGAGATTGATGGCGGTCTGGTTACCGGCGCGCACTTCGAGGAACCAGGCCTGCGCCCCGCTCTGCTTGCTGTGCGCGAGATAATGTTGCAGCAGCGCCCGGCCCAGCCCTTTGCCCTGAAAAGCGGGGTGGACGCAGATGTTCATCAGCGAGCTGTCGCCCGCCACCAGATCCGAGATATAGAAGCCCGCCGGCTTGCCATCGACCAGCATCAGGGTGTTGAGGTAGCGGGGGCCAAAGCAGGATAGCAGGTTGGCCTGACTCCAGGGCTCCTTGTGGGCGGCCTGTTCGATGGGATAGACGAGGTCGAAGTCGGCTTCGAGCAGGGGGCGAAACTCAGGCATGGTGGCTCCGTGGGATAACGTCAAAGCCCGCAGCGACGGGCATGGGATTGGGTCAGGCTGTCCGGGCTGCGAGGTGTGGCTGCAGCTGTTGCCACAGTGCCCGCTTTTCGGCACTGCCGGGGGCGAGCGGGCAGACGAGGGCATCGGGCCAGCGGGAATCGGCCTCGGTCAGCCAGAGCAGCGGTGACGGCTCCTGTTGCAGCCAGTGCGCCTCCGGGGGCGTGCTCAGCAGCGTGACCTCATCGGTTCTGATGGCGAGCAGCTGGCAGATATCCTCCAGCAGTGTCGCAGCGGGTAGTGCCTGAGCCAGCAGCCAGAGCTTGCCGGCAGGGCGAGGAGCCTGCGGGATAGCCTCTTGCGGCGATTCCGTACTGGCTGCTTCAGCCTCTTCGGCAGGGGCGACACCCAGCATGGCCGGACGACGCAGCTGCCAGCTCTGAATGCCCATACGGGCCAGCATGCTTTGACGTACGGGGTCTGTCATGGGGGAGTCACTCTCTTGCTGCATTGGGGAAAATCGTGCCGGCAGGGTACACGCGAACGGGTTGCTCTGCACCCTTTGCGGCCCTCTGCGGGGGTTATCCGGTTTTTTTCCTGCCAGAGTCGGGTATTCTGGCGCAATCGAACCGGATAAATATCATAACAAGAGAAACCCCAAGGACGAACAGGTGGCCATCACCCCTTGGGCTTATCATCATCCCAGCCTGGAATTGTCTCTATGTCGCCTTTAGCTCAAGCCACGAACTCTGCGCGTGCCATTCCCATTCAGGAGCGCCTGCCCCGCCTGCTGGCCGCTCTGGGGGAGGGGCTCTATGAACGGCAGGATGCCCTGCGCCTCGGTCTGCTGGCTGCGCTCAGTGGCGAGAGCGTGTTTCTGCTGGGCCCGCCCGGCATCGCCAAGAGTCTGATCGCCCGCCGCCTCAAGCTGGCGTTCTTTGAGGCCCGCCACTTCGAATACCTGATGACCCGTTTCAGTACGCCGGAGGAGGTGTTCGGCCCCCTCTCCATTCAGGCGCTGAAGGAGGATGGCAAATATCTGCGCCTCACCGCCGGCTACCTGCCCGAGGCCGAGGTGGTATTCCTCGACGAGATCTGGAAGGCGGGCCCCGCCATCCTCAACACTCTGCTCACCGCCATCAACGAGCGGCAGTTTCGCAACGGCGACAGCCAGCACCCCATCCCGATGCGCTTGCTGGTGACCGCCTCCAACGAGCTGCCAGCGCCGGACAGCGGGCTGGAAGCGCTCTACGACCGGATGCTGGTGCGGATCTGGATGGATCGGGTGCAGGAGAAGTCCAACTTTCAGGCGATGCTGGCCAGCGATGGTCATTCGCACCACAACCTGCCCGCTTCGTTGCAGATCCGCGGGGACGAGTACGAGCAGTGGCAGGGTGAGATTGAACAGGTGCGGTTGCCGGATGCCTGCTTCGAGCTTATCTATCAACTGCGTCAGCAGCTCGACAGCCAGCTGGCACACCGCTGCTATGTGTCGGATCGGCGCTGGAAGAAGGCGGTACGGCTGATCAAGGCGAGCGCCTTCTTCAACGGTCGCGACGAGGTGGCCCCTCTCGATTTGCTGCTGTTCAAGGATTGCCTCTGGCATGACGAGGAGTCCCGCACTGCTCTGCTGGAGATGATGACCGAGTTCTCCCGCCTCTATGGCTATCAGCAACTGGCGATGACTCGCCAGCTGCTGGCCCTGCGGGATCAGTTCAAGCAGCTCAAACAGAGCGTGGCCCAGCGCCTCTGCTGCAAGGCGCGGCAGCGCAAGCAGTGGTTTGGCCGCCGCGCCCGGGGGATCGAGATCCCGCTTGCCAATGCCAGGCCTTTTGGCAAGCAGGTGCACTTCCATCTGCTCACGCCAGCACCACTGGATGGCAGCGATCCCGAGCGGCTGACCGATACCCTGATGTTTGATCGCACTCTGCTCTCTCACTGGCGCCCTACCGGCGAGGCGTTGGTAGGCCATCCGCTCGGTAACCCGAAAGAGGGGCACTACGAGCTGGTGCTCGACGACGAACTGCGGCTGCAGGTGCTCGATATCCAGCGCCAGCAGGTCCCGCTGGTGCTGGTGGAGCGCAGCGCTATTCCCGAGGTGGTGCTGGAGCCCTGGTTGCAGGCGCTCGACGAGTTGCAGGGCCAGACCGGCAAGGTGCAGCAGGAGCTCAAGCAGCAGCGCAGCCTGTTCGAGCGTCATCAGCAGCACCTCTTTATCGCCTCGCGCTGGCTGCAACAGGTGGAAGACAGCTTCTTCGTGCTGGGACGGGATCTCGAGCTGTTGCGCAGTGAATTGGCACAGTGGCGCGAACGGTTGCCGAGACTGGACGGCTAAGGGGCAGGTCATGCTTGAGATCGGCATGCTGGATCTGGGACTGCTGATGGGCGAGGGGGAGCTGGCGGGCGAGGTGGCGCTGTTGCTGGCCGCGTCCCCCAAGATCTCCGAGTTCATCAAACGCTCCCCGCTACAGGGCAAGTTGCTGAAAAAGCGCCTGCAGAGCTGGGGCGAGCAACTGGGGGAGGAGATCCGCCACAAACCGGTGCCGGTGGCGCTGGAGCAGGAGTACCTGCTCTATCAGGCCCATCGGCAACTGCCGATGACCGAGCTGGTTGGCCGTCTGCCAAGCCTGCTGGAGTCGCTGGAGCAGTACAGCCCCTTTGCCGGCGAGGCGCGATCCTTGGTGCGCCAGCTGATGGCTCACCCCACCGAGGGGTTGTGCCAGCTCTTTATCGACAAGTGGCGTGCCAGTCTGGTGGGTAGCCTGCTGCAGTTGCAGCAGCAGATCGCCGAGGCGGAGCGGGAGAAGCAGCGTCAGGAGATTGAAGATCAGCTGCTGGCGAGCCGTACCCTGGCCGATGCCCTCGACCCCAACAAGATCTCCGCCGGTGGCTTGTGGGATCTGGCGCAGGGGAGCTGGCACAAGCGCAGTCTGGTGCTGGTCAAGCAGTACGCCCGCATGCTGCAGCGCGAGCCGCTGCTGGCGGAGATTGCCGGTCTGCTCGGGCGCAGCGAGCGGGATCGGCGAGCGCAGGAGCAGCCTGTACCGCCGGTCGAGGTGCTTGAGCTGGAACCGGCACCCAGCGACGATGTGCCCGACGATCTGGTGGGCATTCATCAGGCGAGCGATTTGATGCGGCTGCTGCCAAGCGAGGCGGTAATGCTGGGGCTGCCGGAGCTGGAGCTGGAGTTCTACCGCCGCTATCTGGAGCGGCGCCTGCTCAGCTATCAGTCGCGGGGTACCCTGCCGCGCCAGCGCATCATGCTGCGCACCCCGGAGCAGGGGGGCAAGCAGCTGCAGCAACGCGGTCCCTTTATCGTCTGCGTCGATACCTCCGGTTCCATGGGCGGATATCCGGAGGAGTGTGCCAAGGCGCTGTTTCTGGCCCTGCTGCGGGTGGCGATGGACGAGAAGCGCGGCTGTTATCTGATGCTCTTCTCCACCGAGGTGGCGACCCTCGAGATCACCGCCGATACCGGACTGGAGAAGGCGGAGCGCTTCCTCTCCATGAGTTTTCACGGCGGTACCGATCTGGTGCCCTGCCTCGAGAAGGCACTGGCCAAGCTCGATGATCCCGCCTTTGCCAAGGCCGATGTGCTGGTCATCTCCGATTTTATCGCCCAGAGCCTGCCCCACGCCCTGCTCGATCAGATGAACCGCTATCGTCAGCGCCAGACCCGCTTTCATGCGGTGGCCATGTCCCGTCACGCCAAGCAGGCGCTGCTGCGGGTGTTCGACAACAGCTGGTTGCTCGATTGCGGCCTGCGCGGCCGCTTGCTGCGACGCTGGCAACAGCACTGAGCCGACGTCTTGCCAAGTCATAATCCACTTGAGGCTGCCTTTAGCTGATTGATATGGCGCGTTGTTTGGTTCCTGTCAGTGGTTGCTGTACGTTGTGGGATGAGCAGTTATGATGTGCTGCACAATGGCTGTGTTCTCTGACTGGAGAAGTGACCCCGCATGATACGTTTCCTCGCCCTGCTCTTGCTGACCGCGCTTTGCAGTAGCTCTGTATGGGCTGCCAGAGAGCCGCTTGCCGAGCCAAAACTCTCCCGAGAGCTGCAACAGCTGGAGGAGGGGAGTCACAGCGAGCGTGTTTTTCGGCTGCGTGTTGCCGTGCTTGCTGCAAACTATGACGCCTATCCACCGGATGTGCAGGGGCGCATCGTGCGCCTGCAGTGCTGGGCCATGCCAGCCGAGCGGGATGGCGAATATCGCCGGGTGGTGGAGTTTGCCGACAAGGCACTGCAGCGGGCCCGTGAGCGCAAGGATGGCCTCACCGAGGCGGGCCTGCTCACCTGTCGCGGCTTTCATCAGCAGCTGCTGGGCAACATGAAACAGGCCAAGGCCGATTACGAACAGGCGCTGCAACTGGCGCGCAATCTGGGTGACAGGCTGCAGGAGGCCGATATTCTCAGCCAGCGCGGTGACATGTATGCCTATCAGGGCAAGCTGGCGGAAGGGCTGCAAGAGCTGATGGAGGCTCACCGCGGCTATGAAGCTCTGGGGCTGGATGGCAAGGCGCGGGAGACGCTGGGGCACATTGCCAATGCCTATCGCCGGATGGGGCTCTATGAGCGGGCCGAGGGCTACTTCAAGGAGCTGGAGAAGGAGTACGAAAAAGAGGGGGAGGAGGAGCGCCAGATCAGTATCATCTCCCAACAGGGGGTGCTCTACAGCGAGATGGGGGAGTATGCGCGGGCGCGTCCGCTGCTGGAACAGGCGGAGCAGTTCTACCGGAAACAGCAGCAGGATGGCTTTCTGGCCTGGAGCCAGATTGAGCTGGCCACCATCCTCCACTATCAGGGCAAGGGCGATCAGGCCATGGCCAAGCTGCAGCAGGCCGAGGCGATTCTGCTCCGTAGTAGCGATATAGACAGCGTCACCCAGGGGCACTGGCAACTGGTGATGGGGATGGTGCTGGAGACGCAGGGCAAGCTATCCGAGGCGCTTGCCAGCCTTGCCAGAGCCGAGCCCATCTTCGTCAAAGAGAACAATCAGCGCTTTTTGACCCGGCTCTACGAGGTGCGTTCGCGGATCTTCGAGTCGAAGGGGCAGATTAAAGAGGCGCTGGCCAATCTGAAGCTCTATGTCAAAACCCGCACGGCGGTTGAGAAGGTGCTGATGGAGCAGCGGACTCTGCAGATGCGTTTCGAGTTCGACATGGCACGCAAGGAGCTGGCCCACCAGACCCTCAAGACCAAGCAGCTGTTGCAGGAGGCTGAACTGAAACAGCTTAAAGAGCGTCGTTACTGGCAGTATCTGGTGGTCTCGCTGCTGCTGGTGCTGATGGGGATTGCCGTCTTCTATCAGCATCGCCGCTCCCGCAAGATGCACCGTCTGGCGATGACCGACGAGCTAACCGGCATCCATAACCGCCGCCAGATCCAGACTCGCGGCGAGACGTTGTTTCGCCAGGCGCGCAGCAGCGGCAAGCCATTTAGCGTGCTGCTGCTCGATATCGATCACTTCAAGCAGGTTAATGACCAGCTGGGCCATCATGTTGGCGACAGCGTGCTGATGGCGGTCGCCAGCTGCGTCGAAGCACAGCTGCGCTCGTTCGATCGGGTAGGGCGCAACGGTGGCGAGGAGTTTCTGGTGCTGTTGCCAGATACCTGTATCGATGAGGCGGCCGAGGTGGCAGAGCGGATCCGCCATCGCGTCTCCCAGCTCAAGGTCGAGGGGGTGTCGGAAGGGCAGTCCATTTATGTCAGCATCGGCTGCGCCGAACAGAGTCCGCTCGATGAGACCCTGGGGGAGCTTGTCCAGCGCGCCGATGTGGCCATGTATCGGGCCAAGCAGGCCGGACGCAATCTGGTGATGCGGGCAGAGTAGTTAGCCCGCATTCTCATTCATCCTCTGAGCGGATCATCCGGCTGCTGAATTCCCCAAGCCGGACTGGGTATTTTTCACCCGTGCGGGTATAATGTCGCGCAATTTTGCTTTGACTCAGGCGAGAAGACCCATGTAACGCAACCCTCTTCCTCTCACCACCGACAGACCCTATGTCTGCCCGAGTGGCCCGTTGCGTATCCATGCCGGACCGTGAGTCAATGCGGCATCCCGGAATTACTCCCACGGTGGCCAAGGCCGCCGCCCAATAGAAGAACGTTGAATTATGTCAGCTGAATTTCTGAGTGAAGTCTCCAAGAGACGCACTTTTGCGATCATTTCGCACCCGGATGCGGGTAAAACCACCATCACTGAAAAAGTCCTGCTGTTCGGACAGGCCATTCAGCGCGCCGGTACTGTCAAGGGCCGTGGCTCGGGCCAGCATGCCAAATCCGACTGGATGGAGATGGAGAAGCAGCGTGGTATCTCAATCACTACTTCGGTGATGCAGTTCCCCTATGCCGACTGTCTGGTCAACCTGCTCGACACCCCGGGTCACGAGGACTTCTCCGAAGATACCTACCGTACCCTGACGGCGGTCGACTGCTGCCTGATGGTCATCGACGCCGCCAAGGGTGTTGAAGACCGGACCCGCAAGCTGATGGAAGTGACCCGTCTGCGCGATACCCCCATCCTCACCTTCATGAACAAGCTGGACCGCGAAGTGCGCGATCCAATGGAAGTGATGGACGAGGTGGAGCGCGAGCTGAAGATCATGTGCGCCCCCATCACCTGGCCCATCGGCTGTGGCAAATCCTTCAAGGGTGTTTACCACCTCTACAAGGATGAGACCTATCTGTATCAGACCGGTCAGGGGCACACCATCCAGGAGAAGCGGGTGGTCAAGGGGCTGAACAACCCGGATCTGGATGCCGCCGTCGGCGAAGATCTGGCCCAGCAGCTGCGTGACGAGCTGGAGCTGGTGCAGGGCGCCTCTCCCGAGTTCGATCACGACGCCTTTATCGCTGGCGAGATGACCCCGGTCTTCTTCGGTACCGCACTGGGTAACTTCGGTGTTGACCACATGCTGGATGGCCTGACCGACTGGGCACCGTCTCCCATGCCGCGCAAGGCCGAGAGCCGTGAAGTGGTGGCGACCGAGGAGAAGTTCTCCGGCTTCGTGTTCAAGATCCAGGCAAACATGGATCCGAAACACCGCGACCGCATCGCCTTTATGCGTATCGTATCAGGCACCTACAGCAAGGGCATGAAGATGCGCCACGTGCGTATCGGCAAGGATGTGAACATCTCCGACGCCGTGACCTTTATGGCCGGTGACCGGGAGCAGGCGGAAGATGCCTTCGCCGGTGACATCATCGGTCTGCACAACCACGGCACCATCCAGATCGGCGACACCTTCACTCAGGGTGAAGATCTCAAGTTCACCGGTATCCCGAACTTTGCACCGGAACTGTTCCGCCGCATCCGCCTGCGCGATCCGCTCAAGCAGAAGCAGCTGCTCAAGGGGCTGGTCCAGCTCTCCGAAGAGGGCGCGGTACAGGTGTTCCGTCCGCTGATTAGCAACGATCTCATCGTTGGTGCGGTCGGTGTGCTGCAGTTTGACGTGGTGGTCTCTCGTCTGAAGAGCGAGTACAACGTCGAGGCCATCTACGAGGCGGTCAACGTCTCCACCGCCCGCTGGGTGGAAGGGACCGATGTGAAGAAGTTCGAAGAGTTCAAGCGCAAGAACGAGGTCAACCTGGCCCTCGATGGCGGTGACAACCTCACCTACATCGCGCCGACCATGGTCAACTTGCGCCTGGCCCAGGAGCGTCACCCGGACGTCGAGTTCCGCCAGACTCGCGAGCACTGATAAGCGCTTGCCCGACCGGCAGACACGATAAAAAAAGACCCCGCTTCGGCGGGGTCTTTTTATTGGTGTACCAAGGTGTTGTCTGGCGTGGCCTCTCAAAAGGTGCGCAGCAAACGGGCGGGATTGCCGGCATAGGTGCCGGGGATCTCTATATCCCGGGTGACCACGGCTCCGGCACCGATGACGGCGCCCCGGCAGATGCGGACCGGCAAAATGGTGGCATTGGAACCGATGCTGACCTCATCCTCAATGACGGTTCGGCCCCAGTGGGTCGAGTCCGGATCGGGAGATCCCTGCTTGAAGAGATCGTTGGCAAACATCACCCCGTGACCGATAAAGCACCCTTCACCTATGGTGACGTGCTCGCAGATAAAGGTGTGCGACTGGACTCTGGTTGCTCGGCCAATGGTGACGTTGGCCTGCACTTCCACGAAGGGGCCGATAAAGACATCGTCTGCCAGAGTACAGCCGTAGAGATTGACGGGCTCAACCAGTTTCACCCGCTCGCCGAAACTGACATCGCAAATGCCAACGGTGTGCCGTGTCGGCTCATTCATAATGCGCCTCTCTGTTCCAGATCGAGCAGCATGCAGATTTCACAATCTCCGTGACCGGTACAGCCAAGGGGGCCGGGCAGATGCTCAAACCCGAGGGATTCGTAGAGGCTGGTCGCCTCGCGCAGTACTTCGGTGGTCTCCAGATAGCAGCGCCGATAGCCAAGGGCGCGCGCCTCGTCCAGCGCCTGTAACACCAGTCGCTTGCCCAGACCCAGACCACGCAGTGCAGGCAGGAAGTACATCTTCTGCAATTCGCACACCCCCTCTTCTCCCGCCAATGGCGCGATACCGCCACCCCCAAGGATGGAACCGTCCGGCCCCTCGATGACCCAGTAGCGGCTCGCCTCTTCCTGATAGGTTTGATAGAGCCTGTCCAGATTGGGATCCGAGACGCCATATCCCTTGTCGGCGGTGAGCCCGTACTCCGCCGAGACGGTGCGGATAACGGTCGCGATGTGGGGATTGTCTGCTTCTGTGATAGGGCGAATATGGTAGCCCTGCTGGCGGCGAGCGCGGGAGAGGGCGCTGCGGTAGAGCAGCATGCCGCTCCACAGCTGTTCGCGC includes:
- the rimI gene encoding ribosomal protein S18-alanine N-acetyltransferase, yielding MPEFRPLLEADFDLVYPIEQAAHKEPWSQANLLSCFGPRYLNTLMLVDGKPAGFYISDLVAGDSSLMNICVHPAFQGKGLGRALLQHYLAHSKQSGAQAWFLEVRAGNQTAINLYESAGFAEYCRRAGYYGTGQDREDAVLMSRLFDFS
- a CDS encoding diguanylate cyclase, which codes for MIRFLALLLLTALCSSSVWAAREPLAEPKLSRELQQLEEGSHSERVFRLRVAVLAANYDAYPPDVQGRIVRLQCWAMPAERDGEYRRVVEFADKALQRARERKDGLTEAGLLTCRGFHQQLLGNMKQAKADYEQALQLARNLGDRLQEADILSQRGDMYAYQGKLAEGLQELMEAHRGYEALGLDGKARETLGHIANAYRRMGLYERAEGYFKELEKEYEKEGEEERQISIISQQGVLYSEMGEYARARPLLEQAEQFYRKQQQDGFLAWSQIELATILHYQGKGDQAMAKLQQAEAILLRSSDIDSVTQGHWQLVMGMVLETQGKLSEALASLARAEPIFVKENNQRFLTRLYEVRSRIFESKGQIKEALANLKLYVKTRTAVEKVLMEQRTLQMRFEFDMARKELAHQTLKTKQLLQEAELKQLKERRYWQYLVVSLLLVLMGIAVFYQHRRSRKMHRLAMTDELTGIHNRRQIQTRGETLFRQARSSGKPFSVLLLDIDHFKQVNDQLGHHVGDSVLMAVASCVEAQLRSFDRVGRNGGEEFLVLLPDTCIDEAAEVAERIRHRVSQLKVEGVSEGQSIYVSIGCAEQSPLDETLGELVQRADVAMYRAKQAGRNLVMRAE
- the viaA gene encoding ATPase RavA stimulator ViaA; translation: MLEIGMLDLGLLMGEGELAGEVALLLAASPKISEFIKRSPLQGKLLKKRLQSWGEQLGEEIRHKPVPVALEQEYLLYQAHRQLPMTELVGRLPSLLESLEQYSPFAGEARSLVRQLMAHPTEGLCQLFIDKWRASLVGSLLQLQQQIAEAEREKQRQEIEDQLLASRTLADALDPNKISAGGLWDLAQGSWHKRSLVLVKQYARMLQREPLLAEIAGLLGRSERDRRAQEQPVPPVEVLELEPAPSDDVPDDLVGIHQASDLMRLLPSEAVMLGLPELELEFYRRYLERRLLSYQSRGTLPRQRIMLRTPEQGGKQLQQRGPFIVCVDTSGSMGGYPEECAKALFLALLRVAMDEKRGCYLMLFSTEVATLEITADTGLEKAERFLSMSFHGGTDLVPCLEKALAKLDDPAFAKADVLVISDFIAQSLPHALLDQMNRYRQRQTRFHAVAMSRHAKQALLRVFDNSWLLDCGLRGRLLRRWQQH
- the prfC gene encoding peptide chain release factor 3 yields the protein MSAEFLSEVSKRRTFAIISHPDAGKTTITEKVLLFGQAIQRAGTVKGRGSGQHAKSDWMEMEKQRGISITTSVMQFPYADCLVNLLDTPGHEDFSEDTYRTLTAVDCCLMVIDAAKGVEDRTRKLMEVTRLRDTPILTFMNKLDREVRDPMEVMDEVERELKIMCAPITWPIGCGKSFKGVYHLYKDETYLYQTGQGHTIQEKRVVKGLNNPDLDAAVGEDLAQQLRDELELVQGASPEFDHDAFIAGEMTPVFFGTALGNFGVDHMLDGLTDWAPSPMPRKAESREVVATEEKFSGFVFKIQANMDPKHRDRIAFMRIVSGTYSKGMKMRHVRIGKDVNISDAVTFMAGDREQAEDAFAGDIIGLHNHGTIQIGDTFTQGEDLKFTGIPNFAPELFRRIRLRDPLKQKQLLKGLVQLSEEGAVQVFRPLISNDLIVGAVGVLQFDVVVSRLKSEYNVEAIYEAVNVSTARWVEGTDVKKFEEFKRKNEVNLALDGGDNLTYIAPTMVNLRLAQERHPDVEFRQTREH
- a CDS encoding DNA polymerase III subunit psi — translated: MTDPVRQSMLARMGIQSWQLRRPAMLGVAPAEEAEAASTESPQEAIPQAPRPAGKLWLLAQALPAATLLEDICQLLAIRTDEVTLLSTPPEAHWLQQEPSPLLWLTEADSRWPDALVCPLAPGSAEKRALWQQLQPHLAARTA
- a CDS encoding AMP-dependent synthetase/ligase; its protein translation is MPKLHLVQLMRERIARLGNKAALRVQQDGQWRAIGWRTLGQAMDYCAQALIRAGHQPTEMVGIYSRNMPEWTQADLGILAARGVSVPIYPTSTLDQLRYIVRDANIGLLFVGEQPQFDQALQLIESGEIRQIVALDGSVNLRGCAQASHFQEFLVSGNHQPSEQELRVRESQYRMDDLLTLIYTSGTTGEPKGVMLDFANIAACFEMHNSRLDLNEQDVSLCMLPLSHVFERAWSYYVLYCGAENVYIRDPQKVMDVIGDVQPTVMCAVPRLYEKAYAMIQARVAQAPRLRQALFGWATRVGKQMVATRQAGKSASPLLYGQLWLAERLVFRKLRARFGGRTRFLPVAGARLADDVNLFFQAMGLNLKYGYGMTETTATVCCYEDQQFKLGSIGTVLNGIEVKLGENNELLVRSPTVMRGYYNKPEATAEVMTEDGFLRTGDAAELDSEGNIYFTERLKELMKTSNGKYVAPQLVEGTIGKDRFIEQIAIVADARHFVSALIVPCFESLEEYARSINLQYQCKTELLRHSRVVEFFESRIADLQKELAKFEQVKKFTLLPSAFSMELGELTPTMKLRRKIIEAKYQSEIEAMYSHV
- a CDS encoding bifunctional helix-turn-helix transcriptional regulator/GNAT family N-acetyltransferase, encoding MDPRPLRALSRDLVRELGMLSQHCGQLALTPIEAHLLIELESAPATNQQLAEKLRIDKSNASRPLARLAERDLISWHPHPSDGRSKEARLTAEGQAMLLTLHREMDHAMEEMLAQLSQSEREQLWSGMLLYRSALSRARRQQGYHIRPITEADNPHIATVIRTVSAEYGLTADKGYGVSDPNLDRLYQTYQEEASRYWVIEGPDGSILGGGGIAPLAGEEGVCELQKMYFLPALRGLGLGKRLVLQALDEARALGYRRCYLETTEVLREATSLYESLGFEHLPGPLGCTGHGDCEICMLLDLEQRGAL
- a CDS encoding acyltransferase, whose product is MNEPTRHTVGICDVSFGERVKLVEPVNLYGCTLADDVFIGPFVEVQANVTIGRATRVQSHTFICEHVTIGEGCFIGHGVMFANDLFKQGSPDPDSTHWGRTVIEDEVSIGSNATILPVRICRGAVIGAGAVVTRDIEIPGTYAGNPARLLRTF
- a CDS encoding ATPase RavA domain-containing protein produces the protein MSPLAQATNSARAIPIQERLPRLLAALGEGLYERQDALRLGLLAALSGESVFLLGPPGIAKSLIARRLKLAFFEARHFEYLMTRFSTPEEVFGPLSIQALKEDGKYLRLTAGYLPEAEVVFLDEIWKAGPAILNTLLTAINERQFRNGDSQHPIPMRLLVTASNELPAPDSGLEALYDRMLVRIWMDRVQEKSNFQAMLASDGHSHHNLPASLQIRGDEYEQWQGEIEQVRLPDACFELIYQLRQQLDSQLAHRCYVSDRRWKKAVRLIKASAFFNGRDEVAPLDLLLFKDCLWHDEESRTALLEMMTEFSRLYGYQQLAMTRQLLALRDQFKQLKQSVAQRLCCKARQRKQWFGRRARGIEIPLANARPFGKQVHFHLLTPAPLDGSDPERLTDTLMFDRTLLSHWRPTGEALVGHPLGNPKEGHYELVLDDELRLQVLDIQRQQVPLVLVERSAIPEVVLEPWLQALDELQGQTGKVQQELKQQRSLFERHQQHLFIASRWLQQVEDSFFVLGRDLELLRSELAQWRERLPRLDG